In Rhineura floridana isolate rRhiFlo1 chromosome 22, rRhiFlo1.hap2, whole genome shotgun sequence, a single genomic region encodes these proteins:
- the LOC133374923 gene encoding M1-specific T cell receptor beta chain-like isoform X1, whose product MFFHFVAVILLSTHLASSHMSSKTLQSLEQIVTTPGNPVTLNCSLPAGQLFGNLLAYWFKEGKGKRLQQTQVRSVYPEASGHGSSPSDTLRNFPLVISSVQRNHSGLYFCVIYTYADINIPKGVRLIITDVSWPRLSILAPSSLEGAQGNHSMPLLCLLFDAKPSQNPLSWNIRGGMSQNQAHAFGVLNEEGGLSIWSLSLTPPEAWIQGLAHSCSVPENGNVSTALWRGTESTNTEYCIPVVYFAVAFVAIILLTNPALISFFRKHCTRGNAKQKAKCILRRKVPQTNYAEVHFNNQNVIQID is encoded by the exons ATGTTTTTTCATTTTGTTGCAGTGATCCTACTTTCTACGCACT TGGCTTCGTCACACATGAGCTCAAAAACCCTGCAAAGTCTGGAACAGATTGTCACGACTCCTGGAAATCCAGTAACCCTTAACTGTAGTCTTCCAGCTGGACAGCTGTTTGGCAATCTGCTGGCATATTGGTTCaaagaggggaaagggaagaggcTTCAGCAGACCCAGGTGCGCTCTGTGTATCCAGAGGCAAGTGGACACGGCTCCAGTCCCTCAGACACTCTCAGAAACTTTCCTCTGGTCATCAGCAGTGTGCAAAGAAACCACTCCGGCCTTTATTTTTGTGTCATCTACACATATGCAGATATTAATATTCCTAAAGGGGTGAGATTGATCATCACAG ATGTTTCTTGGCCACGACTTTCCATATTGGCGCCTTCGTCTTTAGAAGGGGCTCAGGGTAACCACAGCATGCCCCTCCTTTGCCTCCTCTTTGACGCAAAGCCTTCTCAGAATCCTTTATCCTGGAATATTAGAGGGGGGATGTCTCAGAACCAAGCTCATGCTTTCGGCGTGCTGAATGAGGAAGGAGGACTTAGCATTTGGAGTTTATCACTGACCCCTCCGGAGGCGTGGATCCAAGGGTTGGCTCATAGCTGTTCAGTCCCGGAGAACGGAAATGTCAGCACTGCACTCTGGAGGGGCACAGAGTCTACAAACACTG AATACTGCATTCCTGTGGTATATTTTGCAGTAGCCTTTGTTGCCATCATCCTGTTGACTAATCCAGCCTTGATCTCGTTCTTCAGAAAGCATTGCACCAGGG GAAATGCAAAGCAAAAAGCAAAGTGTATCCTAAGGCGGAAAGTTCCACAG ACCAATTATGCAGAAGTGCATTTCAACAACCAAAATGTGATCCAAATTGATTAA
- the LOC133374923 gene encoding M1-specific T cell receptor beta chain-like isoform X2, producing MFFHFVAVILLSTHLASSHMSSKTLQSLEQIVTTPGNPVTLNCSLPAGQLFGNLLAYWFKEGKGKRLQQTQVRSVYPEASGHGSSPSDTLRNFPLVISSVQRNHSGLYFCVIYTYADINIPKGVRLIITDVSWPRLSILAPSSLEGAQGNHSMPLLCLLFDAKPSQNPLSWNIRGGMSQNQAHAFGVLNEEGGLSIWSLSLTPPEAWIQGLAHSCSVPENGNVSTALWRGTESTNTGNAKQKAKCILRRKVPQTNYAEVHFNNQNVIQID from the exons ATGTTTTTTCATTTTGTTGCAGTGATCCTACTTTCTACGCACT TGGCTTCGTCACACATGAGCTCAAAAACCCTGCAAAGTCTGGAACAGATTGTCACGACTCCTGGAAATCCAGTAACCCTTAACTGTAGTCTTCCAGCTGGACAGCTGTTTGGCAATCTGCTGGCATATTGGTTCaaagaggggaaagggaagaggcTTCAGCAGACCCAGGTGCGCTCTGTGTATCCAGAGGCAAGTGGACACGGCTCCAGTCCCTCAGACACTCTCAGAAACTTTCCTCTGGTCATCAGCAGTGTGCAAAGAAACCACTCCGGCCTTTATTTTTGTGTCATCTACACATATGCAGATATTAATATTCCTAAAGGGGTGAGATTGATCATCACAG ATGTTTCTTGGCCACGACTTTCCATATTGGCGCCTTCGTCTTTAGAAGGGGCTCAGGGTAACCACAGCATGCCCCTCCTTTGCCTCCTCTTTGACGCAAAGCCTTCTCAGAATCCTTTATCCTGGAATATTAGAGGGGGGATGTCTCAGAACCAAGCTCATGCTTTCGGCGTGCTGAATGAGGAAGGAGGACTTAGCATTTGGAGTTTATCACTGACCCCTCCGGAGGCGTGGATCCAAGGGTTGGCTCATAGCTGTTCAGTCCCGGAGAACGGAAATGTCAGCACTGCACTCTGGAGGGGCACAGAGTCTACAAACACTG GAAATGCAAAGCAAAAAGCAAAGTGTATCCTAAGGCGGAAAGTTCCACAG ACCAATTATGCAGAAGTGCATTTCAACAACCAAAATGTGATCCAAATTGATTAA
- the LOC133374923 gene encoding uncharacterized protein LOC133374923 isoform X3, which translates to MPLLCLLFDAKPSQNPLSWNIRGGMSQNQAHAFGVLNEEGGLSIWSLSLTPPEAWIQGLAHSCSVPENGNVSTALWRGTESTNTEYCIPVVYFAVAFVAIILLTNPALISFFRKHCTRGNAKQKAKCILRRKVPQTNYAEVHFNNQNVIQID; encoded by the exons ATGCCCCTCCTTTGCCTCCTCTTTGACGCAAAGCCTTCTCAGAATCCTTTATCCTGGAATATTAGAGGGGGGATGTCTCAGAACCAAGCTCATGCTTTCGGCGTGCTGAATGAGGAAGGAGGACTTAGCATTTGGAGTTTATCACTGACCCCTCCGGAGGCGTGGATCCAAGGGTTGGCTCATAGCTGTTCAGTCCCGGAGAACGGAAATGTCAGCACTGCACTCTGGAGGGGCACAGAGTCTACAAACACTG AATACTGCATTCCTGTGGTATATTTTGCAGTAGCCTTTGTTGCCATCATCCTGTTGACTAATCCAGCCTTGATCTCGTTCTTCAGAAAGCATTGCACCAGGG GAAATGCAAAGCAAAAAGCAAAGTGTATCCTAAGGCGGAAAGTTCCACAG ACCAATTATGCAGAAGTGCATTTCAACAACCAAAATGTGATCCAAATTGATTAA
- the FDPS gene encoding farnesyl pyrophosphate synthase, with the protein MSRNGKQEAAATVREQFVGFFPQIIKDLTEDELHQAEVSDAVARLKEVIEYNAVGGKYNRGLTVVAAFRELAGPEQQDQKSFQRALVVGWCIELLQAFFLVADDIMDCSVTRRGQPCWYKKEGIGLEAVNDAFLLEASIYRLLKRYCRGQPYYLNLLELFLQTSYQTELGQALDLITAPPSRVDLNRFTEQRYKTIVKYKTAFYSFYLPVAAAMYMAGIDSEEEHAHARIILLEMGEFFQIQDDFLDCFGDPDVTGKIGMDIQDNKCSWMVVQCLKRASAEQRQLLEENYGQKDLDKVARVKQLYEELGLKAVFQDYEESSYQHLSGLITQHALRLPSQIFLGLAQKIYKRQK; encoded by the exons ATGAGCCGGAATGGAAAGCAGGAGGCGGCAGCCACGGTCAGGGAGCAGTTTGTAGGATTCTTCCCCCAGATCATCAAGGATCTGACGGAAGACGAGCTCCACCAGGCGGAGGTGTCCGATGCGGTTGCCAGGCTGAAGGAG GTTATAGAATACAATGCTGTTGGGGGGAAATACAATCGAGGACTGACGGTGGTGGCAGCCTTCCGGGAATTGGCTGGGCCAGAGCAGCAGGACCAAAAAAGCTTCCAGCGTGCTCTGGTTGTTGGATGGTGCATTGAACTG CTTCAGGCCTTTTTCCTGGTAGCAGACGACATCATGGACTGTTCGGTGACACGCCGGGGCCAACCATGCTGGTATAAAAAG GAAGGAATTGGCTTGGAGGCTGTGAATGACGCTTTCTTGCTCGAGGCCAGCATTTATCGCCTGCTGAAACGATACTGCCGGGGTCAGCCATACTACCTGAACCTGTTGGAGTTGTTCCTCCAG ACATCCTACCAGACTGAACTGGGACAAGCTCTAGATCTCATCACTGCGCCCCCATCTAGGGTGGATCTGAACCGCTTCACAGAACAGAG GTACAAGACGATAGTAAAATACAAGACAGCTTTCTACTCTTTCTACCTCCCTGTGGCAGCGGCTATGTATATG GCTGGCATAGACAGTGAAGAGGAGCATGCTCATGCCAGGATCATCCTCTTGGAGATGGGGGAGTTCTTTCAGATTCAG GATGATTTCCTTGACTGCTTTGGCGATCCTGACGTGACGGGAAAGATCGGGATGGATATCCAGGACAACAAATGCAGCTGGATGGTGGTCCAGTGCTTAAAACGAGCCTCAGCTGAACAGCGGCAGCTTCTGGAG GAGAACTACGGTCAAAAAGATCTGGACAAAGTTGCACGTGTGAAACAACTTTATGAGGAGTTGGGCCTGAAAGCTGTCTTCCAGGACTACGAGGAGAGTAGCTACCAACACTTATCGGGCCTTATTACCCAGCATGCTTTGCGCCTGCCCAGCCAGATCTTCCTTGGCCTGGCCCAGAAGATCTACAAGAGGCAGAAGTGA